The stretch of DNA agcttgggttgtttccactttttggttattgtgaataatggtgctatgaacactggtgtagggcttccctggtggcgtggtggttaagactccgtctgccaatgcaggggacacgggttcgagccctggtccgggaagatcccatatgccgcggagcaactaagcccgtgcaccacaattactgagcctgcgctctacagcccgtgctccgcaacaagagaagccactgcactgagaagcttgtgcatcgtaacaaagaatagcccccgcgctctgcagctagagaaagcccgcgcagcaacgaagacccaatgcagccaataaacaaataggaaaaaaaaaaaagacccaccgGTGTACAAGCATCTATTTGAGTCTGTTATCAGTTCTTTGGGGGGATACACCTAGCAGTGGAATTGGTGGGTCACATGGCATAATGGATTGAATTACGTCTCCCCAAAAAGGTAGGTTggagtcctaactcccagtatctcagaatgtaaTTTTATGTAGAAATAGGATCTTTATGgagataatcaagttaaaatgaggtcgttCGTGTGGGCCTTTATCCGATCTGGACACAGGGATGGACATGCACAGAAGGGAGATgacgtgaagacacagggagagatgACTGTTGAGAAGCCAAGCAGAGAAGCCTGGAGCACATGTTCCCTCACAACCCTCAGACGAGACCAACCCTGTCcacaccatgatcttggacttccagcctccagaacctggagacaatacatttctgttgtctaatctgcccagtttgtggtactttgttatggcagccctaagacATGAATACATATGGTGATTCTCACTGTGATCTTGATTTACATTTCACTAAGGGCTAAtgaagctgagcatcttttcacatgcttgttggccattcgTATGTCCGCTctcgtttttatttatttatttaatctatttttagattttgggggggctgcactgtgtggcttgtgggatctcagttccccaaccagggattgaacctggggccatggcagtgaaagccaggAATCCTATCCACTAGTCCACGAGGGAACtcccttctctttttcatttttatttttttaacatttacttatttatgtgggatctttagttgcagcacgtggaatctttatttttttttttaagcagcagagtattttatttttcttttaaaatcatcctTCAGTAAATGTTGTTACActgaaatattacattttttaaaattaattaattaattaatttaatttgttgCTGTGCggaggctttctttagttgcggtgaacaggggctactcttcgttgtggtgtgtgggctcctcattgccgtggcttctcttgttgtggagcatgggctctgggcacgtgggcttcagtagttgcagcacatgggctcagtagttgtggctcacgggctctaaagtgcaggctcaatagttgtggcacatgggtttagttgctccgcggcatgtgggatcttcctggagcagggattgaacccgtgtcccctgcactggcaggcgcattcttaaccaccacgccatcTAAGAAGCCCcgaaatattacattttaatctctttttcaaTAGAAAGTTTTTCTAAGGAAATGACTCAGAGCCTTCCACATTTATCAGATgccttttcattattgttttccatttttgcaaTTCTGGACCCAAATTGCATGGCCTGTTTTGGCAGAAGAGCAGAGGTTGTTAGACCAAGTTCCACTGCTGCAAGACGCAAAATTAGTTTTTCACCAACTCCACGGGGTAAAGCCAAGTTTGCCTTTTCCCAAACTGGTAGGGAATTTAGAAAGGTGACAACATTTTCACCCAGGAAAGGAAATCTTGCTTCTTTTCCATGATCGCCAATAACTCTATCATCACGACCAAGATTTCTAGAAGAAATTCGACCCAGGTCCATCTCAATTTCCTTATTCAATCCTTCTAGCCCGTGTGTCTGGAAGCAGACACGATGATGAGAATAACCTGCGAGCTGCTCCCCTGCACCAATTCCAGTAAGAACTACCTTTGCACTGCTCTGATatgcttttgcttcatcttgGGTCACTAACCAACCAGCTCCCCTGGAAACAAACCAGAATGCACAGCCAATGCTGTCATCCAACACTGTATCCAAGGGCTGAATTAAGTGGGATATGCGAGTTCTTAATCTTTGCAGTTCTTCTAGAGAAACATTAATTTCAACAAAATTCCAAATCTGGGAAGGGTTGGCAGCTTGTAGTTCCTTTAGTCCTGCTCTTCCTGTGATTCGATCTGGCACGTTGAATTGTTCACCAGGATTAGTAGCAGcagtgacatttttatttatttatttatttattttaattaattaattaatttatttaattggccttgttgggtcttcgttgttgcacacgggctttctctagttgtggtgagcgggggctcctcttcgttgtggtgcgcaggcttctcattgcggtggcccttcttgttgcagagcacaggctctaggcacgtgggcttcagtagttgcggcacatgggctcaatagttgtggctcacaggctctagagcacaggctcaatagttgtggcacacaggcttagttgctccgtggcatgtggtgtcttcctggggcagggctcgaacccatgtcccctgcattggcaggcagattcttacccactgcgccacctaggaagtccagcagtGACATTTTTAGAGGATTCTTCAGAGGGTATTTCacaatgatttttctcttttctcccttttttgttAGAACTAGCCGGTATGGTCTTTTCTTTAGTCATGAAAGCCACATTAAGAAGATCAATTGGTTCATCTAAAGGAATATGACGGTCACCAAGGGCTGCGATAACCATGGAATCAACCCCCCCAGAAAACAGGATTGCAACATTTGCTTTCCTATTACTAGTTTTCAAAACTTCGCTTGGTATCCAGTTTTCATCCCTAGGTAAACACAACACACGTCTCTTGACTGCGGTACTCAGGACATCGATGAACTGCTGAATTACTTCCTTCATATGTCCATCAGTAAGAAAGACCCAAAGGCTCTCTCTTGTCAGTGGGACACTGGAAATGCTACTGCAATGGATCTCAAATGCAGCTTGTGGCAACATCATATTCAAAGGGACAACAGGTTCTTTAAGATACAGTTGAGCTTCATTTGCTACCACTGATACAAACTTGGTGAGTCTGCTGAAATTTGAGTCAAGCTATTAACACATTCTTTGATAACATCTTCCCCAGAGTTACATTTCCAaggatacaattttaaaacaacacatttggaaatggaagcagaCTTGAGATCAACTCTGAAAATTCCAGATGCTGGAACTTCTTGCCACTGATTGGCCACTCCAGATGTTTGGGTGCCAACTGAAGAGAGGCagaaaattttgcaaaaattACTAAAATGCCAAAGCAGGCTACGACGACCAAAGAAATCCCTACCAAACCATAAAGAATGACTAGATGCttgataatatataaaataccaaGGACCTTGGACTTTTGAGAAGAGTGACAAAATATCAGATTCATTATTACAAGAGGAAAGATAAACATTATTTGGGTATCATTATCCTCAGCTTCAACCTTTATTCCACTAAAGACTTCACCATTCCACAGGAATACATTGCCTCCTTCATCTTCCACAGGCTGGGCAGTCAACATGCCTCTTAAGTGAAGGACATGACCAGAAAATAAACACTGGTAGTTAACATTAGACTTTAACAACTGTTTACTACTATTGGGTTCCTGCTGTTTAAGATTACGTAGTAAATCCTCTTTCAAGTCTTTGCTGAAATGCTCAACAGAAAATCTTACTGCACAAGAAATGCCACACATTGCTATGTAAAATCGAgctctatttcttgatttttgtcttctctgagttttctctttcttggtaTCCTCTCCTCAGCCCATCCAATATATTTTTGCTTTCAGAAAGCATTTCTGTTCGGTCTGCAAGAAGTAATATGTTGCTGTTCTGTTGCTGCCTATATACTTTCCTGTTCTTCTTCAGGTTAGAAAGCTCATCCACAAcaattttttgttctttagtcTTGCTGCTAAGATCTTCCTTGTGTTGGGTCGAGTTGTCGGTAGGGACCAGCCCAGCGCCGTCCTCGGGTCGCGAACCCTGGCCGGGCATCTCCACCGAGCATCAAATAAGTAGGATGAGCAGCCCGGAGAGCACTCTAGCAGATTCCAGCCCACAGCCCCAGCACCTCCGCGCTCCCAGCGGCTCCACCTCCTCCCTCGTCCCTTTCCCatcacgtgggatctttagttgcagcatgcaggatctagttttctgaccagggatctaacctgggccccctgcattggagagtgcgaagtcttaaccactggaccaccagggaagtccctctttttcatttttaaatctccGGTGCATAACAAAGTGTCTGATAGgctcaataaatgtattttgattTATGAACAGATGGAAATTCCTGGTCTTGAACTTCCCAGCTGCCTTTGTTAAGTGTGTGCTCTACTCAGGGAAAGTTACAGAAGCCCCATCCAGTGGCTTGTCGATGTGCATAGAACAGACAG from Hippopotamus amphibius kiboko isolate mHipAmp2 chromosome 10, mHipAmp2.hap2, whole genome shotgun sequence encodes:
- the LOC130830572 gene encoding LOW QUALITY PROTEIN: asparagine synthetase domain-containing protein 1-like (The sequence of the model RefSeq protein was modified relative to this genomic sequence to represent the inferred CDS: inserted 2 bases in 2 codons; substituted 1 base at 1 genomic stop codon); its protein translation is MCGISCAVRFSVEHFSKDLKEDLLRNLKQQEPNSSKQLLKSNVNYQCLFSGHVLHLRGMLTAQPVEDEGGNVFLWNGEVFSGIKVEAEDNDTQIMXYLSSCNNESDILSLFSKVQGPWYFIYYQASSHSLWFGRDFFGRRSLLWHFSNFCKIFCLSSVGTQTSGVANQWQEVPASGIFRVDLKSASISKCVVLKLYPWKCNSGEDVIKECVNSLTQISADSPXFVSVVANEAQLYLKEPVVPLNMMLPQAAFEIHCSSISSVPLTRESLWVFLTDGHMKEVIQQFIDVLSTAVKRRVLCLPRDENWIPSEVLKTSNRKANVAILFSGGVDSMVIAALGDRHIPLDEPIDLLNVAFMTKEKTIPASSNKKGRKEKNHCEIPSEESSKNVTAAAATNPGEQFNVPDRITGRAGLKELQAANPSQIWNFVEINVSLEELQRLRTRISHLIQPLDTVLDDSIGCAFWFVSRGAGWLVTQDEAKAYQSSAKVVLTGIGAGEQLAGYSHHRVCFQTHGLEGLNKEIEMDLGRISSRNLGRDDRVIGDHGKEARFPFLGENVVTFLNSLPVWEKANLALPRGVGEKLILRLAAVELGLTTSALLPKQAMQFGSRIAKMENNNEKASDKCGRLXVISLEKLSIEKEIKM
- the LOC130829716 gene encoding ASNSD1 upstream open reading frame protein-like, yielding MPGQGSRPEDGAGLVPTDNSTQHKEDLSSKTKEQKIVVDELSNLKKNRKVYRQQQNSNILLLADRTEMLSESKNILDGLRRGYQERENSEKTKIKK